The proteins below are encoded in one region of Silene latifolia isolate original U9 population chromosome 2, ASM4854445v1, whole genome shotgun sequence:
- the LOC141641282 gene encoding uncharacterized protein LOC141641282 — MCQRLLEVKDALVRMILDDEWKSFRKTSYEKKADFVKEFVLFDTWWDKVEYFLKFTAPLNEFLRFTDTDTPCLHMVYDMWDSMIEDVRSIILKHEEKDLISRKSLTPRVAPNEDQEVSQNRNLCFKSLFPNPDDLKNVYTEYGHFAMGLENFSENYILDARSTEEPLSWWANYGASTPMLQSLAFKLLSQPASSSCCERNWSIFSLVQRIKRSRLSPQMMYDLMFVHRNLCILERKREEVP, encoded by the exons ATGTGCCAACGTTTGTTGGAAGTAAAAGACGCACTTGTTAGAATGATACTTGATGATGAATGGAAGTCATTTAGGAAAACTTCATATGAGAAGAAAGCGGACTTTGTGAAAGAATTTGTATTATTTGATACATGGTGGGATAAAGTAGAGTACTTTTTGAAATTTACAGCCCCTCTGAACGAATTCCTTAGGTTTACCGATACCGATACTCCGTGTTTACATATGGTTTATGACATGTGGGACTCGATGATTGAGGATGTCAGATCAATTATCCTCAAACATGAGGAGAAAGACTTGATAAGTAGAAA GAGTTTAACGCCGAGGGTTGCCCCAAACGAAGACCAGGAGGTTTCACAGAATAGAAACTTGTGTTTTAAGAGTTTGTTTCCAAACCCGGATGACTTGAAAAATGTCTATACCGAGTATGGTCACTTTGCTATGGGATTGGAAAATTTCAGTGAAAATTACATACTGGATGCGAGGTCAACTGAGGAGCCCTTGAGTTGGTGGGCAAATTATGGAGCATCGACACCTATGCTTCAGTCTCTCGCATTTAAACTCTTATCTCAGCCCGCTTCATCGTCGTGTTGCGAACGGAATTGGAGCATATTTTCTCTAGTACAAAGGATAAAACGGTCAAGGTTATCCCCTCAAATGATGTATGATTTAATGTTTGTCCATCGTAATCTGTGTATTCTTGAGCGCAAGCGGGAGGAGGTGCCTTAA